In Thioclava sp. GXIMD2076, one DNA window encodes the following:
- a CDS encoding M10 family metallopeptidase — MCLLCQSLNPAVTGYDSHGLTNLESGTGSSMTSASLPTYTLDQAAKQLTNDFWTSVGAQQRSFSVSTGGQLTVNLTKLTGLAKTTALEALEAWEQVTGLTFVQTTGTASITFQTSASGAYATSSTSGNTILSSVVNVNNSWQNYGDYYLQTYIHEIGHALGLGHAGSYNGSANFGTDAVFANDSWAISVMSYFDQLENPNSTFSYAFVATPMLADIVAIQTLYGSSTTVNTGNTVYGDSTSLSQTGMDLKDGWAVCLYDNGGTDTINLSSRSANQRIDLNAETYSDIEGKTGNLSIARGTIIENAVTGSGNDTVTGNTADNLIITGAGNDAIYAGAGNDTLVGGAGSDTLVGGSGADVFSYTAVTDAGDRIADFSGTDGDRIDVSALLDSVGYTGSDAVADGLLYLSATSGGSNLIFDPYGTGAGGTVTLAFLAGVSASTPVSGILDGTAGGAGGSGSGLDTVYSYTNADVLGWARTGHTITDLDGGSDTLDFSAYTGIIKLDLASGAVSKIGARSLTLDASAQIENAVLGAGRDQAYGNEADNTIDGRAGNDKIYGMSGDDSLLGGAGNDMLYGGEGTDSLLGETGNDQLYGEAGDDLIDGGEGNNRLYAGIGNDVVYAGAGNDLAYGDAGDDYIDAGDGTNRLYAGDGNDTVYAGAGADKIYADLGDDLIDAGDGNNMIYAGAGNDIVTAGDGNDRIDAGAGDDVINAGDGRNNIAGGAGIDIIFSGSGKDQLKGDAGDDLLDSGAESDMLKGGDGNDILFAGDGDDRAYGDNDDDQIDGGAGNDLLSGGNGHDTLSGGDGNDRVNGDAGDDLIYGGAGDDRLSGLDGADTILGDDGADILTGLQGNDSLSGGAGDDRLDGGTEDDVLDGGDGIDKLAGGTGNDTLLGGAGADDLNGGAGDDILTGGLGADILRGGAGADTFAFTDLGDAGDLVADFSIRLGDKIDISYILADLGFGLDDAVSGGVVSLTAINASTCYLDIDTDGAAGSGDAIHLATLRGLSAATEIDSSWFV, encoded by the coding sequence ATGTGTCTCCTTTGCCAATCCCTCAATCCTGCCGTAACCGGATATGACAGCCACGGGCTGACCAATCTCGAGAGCGGCACCGGCAGCTCCATGACCTCAGCCTCGCTGCCGACCTATACGCTTGATCAGGCCGCCAAACAGCTGACCAATGATTTCTGGACCTCGGTGGGGGCGCAGCAACGCAGCTTCAGTGTCTCGACAGGCGGCCAGCTGACGGTAAACCTGACCAAGCTCACCGGCTTGGCCAAGACGACCGCGCTCGAGGCGCTCGAGGCCTGGGAACAGGTGACGGGGCTGACGTTCGTGCAAACCACAGGCACGGCCAGCATCACCTTCCAGACCTCGGCCTCGGGCGCCTATGCCACCTCCTCGACCAGCGGCAACACGATCCTCAGCTCGGTCGTGAACGTCAATAACAGCTGGCAGAATTACGGCGATTACTACCTTCAGACCTATATCCACGAGATCGGCCACGCGCTGGGTCTGGGCCATGCGGGCAGCTATAACGGCTCGGCCAATTTCGGCACCGATGCGGTCTTTGCCAATGACAGCTGGGCGATCTCGGTGATGTCCTATTTCGACCAGCTCGAAAACCCCAACAGCACCTTCAGCTATGCTTTCGTAGCCACCCCGATGCTGGCCGATATCGTGGCCATCCAGACCCTTTACGGCAGCTCGACCACGGTCAATACCGGCAATACGGTCTATGGCGACAGCACCTCGCTCAGCCAGACGGGGATGGATCTGAAAGATGGCTGGGCGGTCTGCCTCTATGACAATGGTGGCACCGACACGATCAACCTCTCCTCGCGCAGCGCCAACCAGCGCATCGACCTCAATGCAGAGACCTATTCCGATATCGAGGGCAAGACCGGAAACCTGTCCATCGCGCGCGGCACCATCATCGAGAATGCGGTCACGGGTTCGGGCAATGACACGGTAACCGGAAATACGGCCGATAACCTGATCATCACCGGCGCGGGCAATGACGCGATCTATGCCGGAGCGGGCAATGATACGCTGGTGGGTGGCGCGGGCAGCGACACGCTGGTGGGTGGCAGCGGTGCCGATGTGTTTTCCTACACCGCGGTGACGGATGCAGGCGACCGGATCGCAGATTTCTCCGGCACGGATGGCGACCGGATCGATGTCTCCGCACTTCTTGATTCCGTGGGCTATACCGGCAGCGATGCCGTGGCCGACGGTTTGCTCTATCTCAGCGCGACCTCCGGCGGCTCGAACCTGATCTTCGACCCTTATGGCACAGGCGCGGGCGGCACCGTGACCCTGGCCTTCCTCGCAGGCGTCTCGGCCAGCACCCCTGTTTCGGGCATTCTCGACGGCACTGCAGGCGGTGCGGGCGGCAGCGGGTCGGGGCTCGATACGGTCTATAGCTATACCAATGCCGATGTTCTGGGATGGGCGCGCACCGGCCACACGATCACCGATCTCGATGGCGGTTCCGACACGCTCGATTTCAGCGCCTATACCGGCATAATCAAACTCGACCTCGCCAGCGGTGCCGTCAGCAAGATCGGCGCACGCAGCCTGACGCTGGATGCCAGCGCCCAGATCGAGAATGCCGTTCTCGGCGCAGGACGCGATCAGGCCTATGGAAATGAGGCCGACAACACCATCGACGGGCGTGCGGGCAATGACAAGATCTACGGTATGAGCGGCGATGACAGCCTGCTTGGCGGGGCTGGCAATGACATGCTCTATGGCGGCGAGGGCACGGATTCGCTTCTGGGCGAGACGGGCAACGACCAGCTCTATGGCGAGGCCGGTGATGACCTGATCGATGGCGGCGAGGGCAATAACCGGCTTTATGCAGGGATCGGCAATGACGTGGTCTATGCCGGTGCAGGAAATGATCTCGCCTATGGCGATGCGGGCGACGACTATATCGACGCGGGCGACGGCACAAACCGCCTCTATGCGGGCGACGGCAATGATACCGTCTATGCCGGTGCTGGGGCCGACAAGATCTATGCCGATCTCGGTGATGACCTGATTGACGCAGGCGATGGCAATAACATGATCTATGCCGGTGCAGGCAATGACATCGTGACCGCAGGCGATGGCAATGACCGTATCGATGCCGGTGCGGGAGATGACGTGATCAATGCCGGTGACGGTCGCAACAACATTGCGGGTGGCGCAGGGATCGACATCATCTTCTCGGGCAGCGGCAAGGACCAGCTGAAAGGCGATGCCGGTGACGATCTCCTCGATAGCGGCGCGGAGAGCGATATGCTCAAGGGCGGCGATGGCAATGACATCCTTTTTGCCGGTGACGGCGATGACCGCGCCTATGGCGATAATGATGATGACCAGATCGATGGCGGTGCAGGGAATGACCTGCTCAGCGGCGGCAACGGGCATGACACATTGTCGGGCGGCGATGGCAATGACCGTGTCAATGGCGATGCGGGCGATGACCTGATCTATGGCGGAGCGGGTGATGATCGCCTGTCCGGACTTGACGGGGCCGACACCATCCTTGGCGATGACGGCGCCGATATCCTGACCGGTCTGCAGGGCAATGACAGCCTCTCGGGTGGGGCGGGTGATGACCGTCTTGATGGCGGCACCGAGGATGATGTGCTTGATGGCGGAGACGGGATCGACAAGCTGGCCGGTGGCACCGGCAATGACACCCTGCTGGGCGGTGCCGGTGCGGATGATCTCAATGGCGGCGCGGGTGATGATATTCTGACCGGCGGTCTGGGGGCAGACATCCTGCGCGGGGGTGCGGGCGCCGATACCTTTGCCTTCACCGATCTCGGCGATGCGGGTGATCTGGTTGCAGATTTTTCGATCCGCTTGGGCGACAAGATCGATATCTCCTATATTCTCGCAGATCTCGGCTTCGGTCTGGACGATGCCGTGTCCGGCGGAGTGGTCTCGCTGACCGCGATCAATGCCAGCACCTGCTATCTCGATATCGACACCGATGGTGCAGCAGGCAGTGGCGATGCGATCCACCTGGCCACGCTGCGCGGTCTCTCGGCAGCAACCGAGATCGACAGCAGCTGGTTCGTCTGA
- a CDS encoding MFS transporter — MFSVLGSIWALLLGTLLIMLGNGMQFTLIGLRGDLEGFTASALAIITSGYYVGFLLGAYQTPQLIRRVGHVRVFAALGSFMSAGLIALPLIPETWAWTGLRLVIGFCMSGVYVSAESWLNHASTNTTRGKVLSAYMMAQTLGIIGAQWLLTLGDAQQATLFIVASILVSLSFGPILLSVAPTPVVTVTRPMSLKALFRHAPLATIGIFLLGGIYATQSGMGAVFGVQIGLSTEQIALFVAMIFAGALLLQYPIGWLSDMMDRRKLILGTALLGAVACALGFLSGGSQALLLLSAFLGGGVTTPLYSLFLAYTNDDLPPDDMPAASGGLVFVFGIGAVGGPLISGWAMQAIGPQGFWLFLSATFALIVLYALFRMTQRPPIRVENTESYLNVLPSTSPVAVEAATAWAVEQAEEDASDKA, encoded by the coding sequence ATGTTTTCTGTGCTTGGTAGCATCTGGGCCCTCTTGCTCGGGACCCTTCTCATCATGCTCGGAAACGGCATGCAGTTTACCCTGATCGGCCTGCGTGGGGATCTCGAGGGGTTTACCGCAAGCGCGCTGGCGATCATTACCTCGGGCTATTATGTGGGCTTCCTTCTGGGTGCCTACCAGACACCGCAGCTGATCCGGCGCGTGGGCCATGTGCGGGTCTTTGCCGCTTTGGGCAGCTTCATGTCAGCCGGTCTGATCGCGCTGCCGCTCATCCCCGAGACATGGGCATGGACCGGCCTGCGTCTGGTCATCGGCTTTTGCATGTCGGGGGTCTATGTCTCTGCGGAAAGCTGGCTTAATCACGCTTCTACCAACACCACGCGGGGCAAGGTGCTGTCGGCCTATATGATGGCCCAGACGCTCGGGATCATCGGCGCGCAATGGCTGCTGACCTTGGGCGATGCACAGCAGGCCACGTTGTTTATCGTCGCCTCGATCCTCGTCTCCCTCTCCTTCGGTCCGATCCTGCTCTCGGTCGCCCCGACCCCTGTCGTCACGGTCACGCGGCCGATGTCGCTCAAGGCGCTTTTTCGCCATGCGCCGCTCGCCACGATCGGGATCTTTCTGCTGGGCGGGATCTACGCCACGCAATCGGGGATGGGGGCCGTCTTCGGCGTCCAGATCGGGCTTTCAACCGAGCAGATCGCGCTCTTCGTGGCGATGATCTTTGCGGGCGCGTTGCTTCTGCAATATCCGATCGGCTGGCTCTCCGATATGATGGACCGGCGCAAGCTGATCCTTGGCACAGCCCTGCTCGGGGCGGTGGCCTGCGCGCTCGGATTCCTGAGTGGCGGCAGCCAGGCACTGCTGCTTCTGTCGGCTTTCCTTGGTGGCGGGGTGACGACCCCTCTCTACTCGCTGTTTCTTGCCTATACCAACGATGACCTGCCGCCAGATGACATGCCCGCAGCCTCGGGAGGGCTGGTCTTTGTCTTCGGGATCGGCGCGGTGGGCGGGCCGCTGATCAGCGGCTGGGCCATGCAGGCAATCGGCCCGCAGGGGTTCTGGCTCTTTCTGTCGGCGACTTTTGCCCTGATCGTGCTCTATGCGCTGTTCCGCATGACACAGCGTCCGCCGATCAGGGTCGAGAACACAGAGAGCTATCTCAACGTCCTGCCCTCCACCTCGCCCGTTGCCGTGGAAGCTGCAACGGCATGGGCAGTCGAGCAGGCCGAGGAGGACGCGTCCGACAAGGCCTAG
- a CDS encoding helix-turn-helix domain-containing protein — MQAGSKDREWREDCAPRRVLEIFSTKWTSMILHTLHAVHDGQARSGALQRSLPGISKKMMIQTLRDMEESGLIARHVEAVVPPAVSYSLTPLGHRFVDLVETVYDWGRRNSDALDGLQARASSRRGSGEVSG, encoded by the coding sequence ATGCAGGCGGGCAGCAAAGATCGGGAATGGCGTGAGGATTGCGCACCCAGAAGGGTGCTCGAGATCTTCTCGACCAAATGGACAAGCATGATCCTGCATACGCTGCACGCCGTTCATGACGGTCAGGCGCGTAGCGGTGCGCTGCAGCGTAGCCTGCCCGGGATTTCCAAGAAGATGATGATCCAGACCCTGCGCGACATGGAAGAGAGCGGCCTGATCGCGCGTCATGTCGAAGCTGTCGTGCCGCCCGCCGTCAGTTACAGCCTGACGCCGCTGGGGCACCGTTTTGTGGATCTGGTCGAGACCGTCTATGACTGGGGGCGGCGCAATAGCGATGCGCTGGACGGGCTGCAGGCACGTGCGTCCTCGCGCCGTGGTTCGGGGGAAGTATCTGGCTAG
- a CDS encoding SDR family oxidoreductase: MTRRALVVGVTGIQGTAIAEQLMREGFEVFGLARRPNTTTGVTPVAADLLDPEALAHALDGIAPTHVFLTTWLRMESEAENIRVNAQMLNNLFAALRPQKCVEHVALVTGLKHYLGPFEAYGQGTLPKTPFREEQGRLDVENFYYAQEDALFEAAERDGFTWSVHRPHTVIGKAVGNAMNMGQTLAVYATICRETGRPFRFPGSQVQWEGLTDMTDARQLAAQTIWAATSPQAHDTAFNIVNGDVFRWNWMWHRIAEWFGIEAVEFDGTSRPLEEQMAEDSEIWAGIADKYGLAERDLDRLASPWHTDADLGRPIEVVTDMSRSRKLGFTGYIATDDAFFDLFERLVAERIIPAK; this comes from the coding sequence ATGACCAGACGCGCCCTCGTCGTCGGAGTGACCGGCATCCAAGGCACTGCAATCGCCGAACAGCTCATGAGGGAGGGGTTCGAGGTGTTCGGCCTCGCCCGTCGCCCGAACACAACAACCGGCGTAACGCCGGTTGCCGCCGATCTGCTTGACCCCGAAGCACTTGCGCACGCACTCGACGGGATCGCCCCCACCCATGTCTTCCTGACCACATGGCTGCGAATGGAGAGCGAAGCCGAGAATATCCGCGTCAATGCTCAGATGCTGAACAATCTCTTTGCGGCTCTCCGGCCCCAGAAATGTGTCGAGCATGTCGCCCTCGTGACCGGTCTCAAACATTATCTCGGCCCGTTCGAGGCCTATGGACAGGGTACGCTGCCCAAAACGCCCTTCCGCGAGGAACAGGGCCGGCTGGATGTGGAAAACTTTTACTACGCACAGGAAGACGCGCTATTCGAGGCCGCAGAGCGTGATGGGTTCACCTGGAGCGTCCATCGCCCGCATACCGTGATCGGCAAGGCCGTGGGCAATGCCATGAATATGGGCCAGACACTGGCGGTTTATGCCACGATCTGCCGCGAGACCGGGCGTCCGTTCCGCTTCCCCGGCTCGCAGGTCCAATGGGAAGGGCTCACCGATATGACCGATGCCCGCCAGCTTGCGGCTCAAACGATCTGGGCGGCAACGTCCCCGCAGGCGCATGACACGGCGTTCAACATCGTCAACGGAGATGTCTTCCGCTGGAACTGGATGTGGCACCGGATCGCCGAGTGGTTCGGCATCGAGGCGGTGGAGTTCGACGGCACATCCCGTCCGCTGGAAGAGCAGATGGCCGAAGACAGCGAGATCTGGGCAGGGATCGCCGATAAATACGGTCTTGCGGAGCGCGATCTGGACCGGCTCGCCTCGCCTTGGCACACCGATGCCGATCTCGGTCGACCGATCGAGGTCGTCACGGATATGTCCCGAAGCCGCAAACTGGGCTTCACGGGCTACATCGCCACGGATGACGCCTTCTTTGACCTCTTCGAGAGGCTCGTTGCGGAGCGGATCATCCCCGCCAAATAA